A window of the Henckelia pumila isolate YLH828 chromosome 3, ASM3356847v2, whole genome shotgun sequence genome harbors these coding sequences:
- the LOC140890066 gene encoding uncharacterized protein, whose product MAGKDETQKPAKSEANKFDNPNDPLYLHYSDQPGLTLVTKPLNGENYSSWSRAMLMALNIKNKEGFVNGSIKQPLETSITELQQWRRCNNLVKAWISNSISQDIGASVIYYEDAHEIWSDLKDRFSRTNSVHLFTLRKPYTTADKTT is encoded by the coding sequence ATGGCAGGAAAAGATGAAACCCAAAAGCCAGCCAAGTCCGAGGCTAACAAATTTGATAATCCTAATGATCCCCTTTATCTTCATTATTCTGATCAACCGGGGCTAACACTCGTCACAAAACCATTAAATGGAGAAAACTACAGCAGTTGGAGCCGTGCCATGCTCATGGCTCTCAATATCAAGAATAAAGAAGGCTTTGTCAATGGCTCCATCAAACAACCACTGGAGACTTCCATCACAGAGCTTCAACAATGGAGGCGATGCAATAATCTCGTAAAGGCATGGATTTCCAATTCAATCTCACAAGATATTGGAGCAAGCGTGATATATTATGAAGATGCTCACGAAATTTGGAGCGATTTGAAAGATCGTTTTTCCCGTACCAATAGTGTCCATCTTTTCACGTTGAGGAAGCCATATACAACTGCAGACAAGACAACATGA